Proteins from a genomic interval of Deltaproteobacteria bacterium:
- a CDS encoding LysE family transporter, with protein sequence MIFILITIFCSSFIIALSGALMPGPLLTMTVAESSRRGAVAGPLMIFGHGILELTLVAVLLLGMAPFLKRDDVFIVITLSGGVILFWMALSMFRSLPKLCLKMDARPAKSQNLILAGILFTLANPYWILWWASIGLGYILSSYRFGILGIIAFFSGHILADLAWYSLVSFGVAKGRHFFSDRGYRYLIGFCASFLVGFAVYFFYSGVQRF encoded by the coding sequence ATGATATTCATCTTGATTACGATTTTTTGTTCCTCGTTTATCATCGCTTTGTCGGGTGCTTTGATGCCCGGCCCGCTTTTGACCATGACTGTCGCGGAAAGCTCCCGTAGGGGAGCCGTTGCAGGCCCCCTGATGATTTTCGGTCACGGCATTCTTGAACTTACCCTCGTTGCGGTGTTGCTGTTGGGGATGGCTCCTTTTTTGAAAAGGGATGACGTTTTCATCGTTATTACCCTGTCAGGGGGAGTCATTCTGTTCTGGATGGCGCTGTCCATGTTCAGGAGTCTGCCAAAGCTTTGCTTGAAGATGGATGCACGGCCGGCCAAGTCTCAAAATTTGATTCTGGCCGGGATACTCTTCACTTTGGCAAACCCCTATTGGATCCTCTGGTGGGCCTCCATTGGCCTCGGGTATATACTGAGCTCATACAGGTTCGGTATACTGGGTATTATCGCCTTTTTTTCAGGTCATATTCTCGCCGATTTAGCCTGGTATTCTCTGGTTTCCTTCGGTGTGGCTAAGGGACGTCATTTTTTTAGCGATAGGGGCTACCGATACTTAATCGGCTTTTGTGCTTCGTTCCTTGTGGGGTTTGCTGTCTATTTTTTCTATAGCGGGGTGCAGCGTTTCTGA
- a CDS encoding LapA family protein: MKTIYTILVMLLILLVVTFSLENTVSVKLKYYDFFHIEWPAYMLIFISCLTGILFVGCMGIVERFRLSRTITHQNKTIRDLRKEIRTIQEKKINDEQKPEEAS; the protein is encoded by the coding sequence GTGAAAACCATATATACCATTCTGGTCATGTTGCTCATTCTTTTGGTCGTGACGTTCTCCCTGGAAAATACCGTTTCCGTCAAGCTGAAATATTACGATTTTTTTCACATTGAATGGCCTGCCTATATGTTAATTTTCATTTCCTGCCTGACCGGGATCCTTTTTGTAGGCTGCATGGGGATCGTGGAACGATTTCGTTTAAGCCGCACCATTACTCACCAGAATAAGACCATTCGAGATTTGAGGAAGGAAATTAGGACCATCCAAGAAAAAAAAATCAATGATGAGCAGAAACCCGAGGAAGCGTCTTGA
- a CDS encoding HIT domain-containing protein, protein MKAIYAPWRMTYLESNKPDGCVFCKDSLRQEDLILLEGKSAYVMLNLYPYINGHMMIIPYRHVSKLEDLTPEEKLEMFQLIDVSVKSLSDCLHPEGFNIGINLGKAAGAGVDDHVHIHVVPRWTGDTNFMTIIGEVRVIPDDLIKTWEKLIPFFREHYQED, encoded by the coding sequence ATGAAAGCAATTTACGCACCTTGGAGAATGACATATCTTGAATCGAACAAGCCGGATGGCTGTGTTTTCTGCAAAGACTCCCTCAGACAGGAAGATTTGATTCTGCTGGAGGGCAAATCGGCCTATGTCATGCTCAACCTTTATCCTTACATCAACGGTCATATGATGATCATTCCCTATCGGCACGTTTCCAAACTGGAAGACTTGACGCCGGAAGAAAAACTGGAAATGTTCCAATTGATCGATGTTTCAGTCAAATCTCTTTCAGATTGCCTTCATCCGGAGGGGTTCAATATCGGTATAAATCTGGGAAAAGCTGCGGGAGCCGGAGTCGATGACCATGTTCATATCCATGTTGTTCCCCGCTGGACGGGTGATACGAACTTCATGACCATTATAGGTGAGGTTCGGGTCATTCCCGATGATCTGATCAAAACATGGGAAAAATTAATTCCTTTTTTCAGGGAACATTATCAGGAGGACTAG
- a CDS encoding metallophosphoesterase, whose translation MKVGVISDTHLHGYDERCAGLFNKLFEDVDLVIHAGDVVSPCALDMFGEKDVKMVCGNMDPLGLRKRYPEKMVFELNAFRFALVHDINKIKGWGMSANLAENVRKIFGRIDCLIHGHTHDPAIIKNDGMILFNPGSATANRYLPFNTAGIIDIKEGIEINILKIPGEAILQPTETP comes from the coding sequence TTGAAAGTGGGCGTTATTTCGGACACGCATCTGCACGGATATGATGAGCGCTGCGCCGGCCTTTTTAACAAGTTGTTCGAGGACGTGGATTTAGTGATCCATGCCGGTGACGTCGTTTCACCATGCGCGCTCGACATGTTCGGCGAGAAGGATGTGAAAATGGTCTGCGGCAACATGGATCCCCTTGGGTTGCGTAAACGTTATCCGGAAAAAATGGTTTTTGAACTGAACGCATTCCGTTTTGCCCTGGTCCATGATATTAATAAAATCAAGGGTTGGGGCATGTCGGCCAACCTGGCGGAAAATGTGAGAAAAATATTCGGCCGGATCGATTGTCTCATTCACGGCCACACCCATGACCCGGCAATAATAAAAAATGACGGCATGATTCTCTTTAATCCGGGGTCTGCAACGGCTAATCGATATTTACCCTTTAATACTGCGGGAATAATTGATATAAAAGAAGGCATTGAAATCAACATTCTGAAAATTCCGGGAGAGGCGATCTTACAGCCGACGGAAACACCATGA
- the ligA gene encoding NAD-dependent DNA ligase LigA, with the protein MNDPESAKRRIQYLINTIRYHNERYYQFDSPEISDAEYDLLMRELDQLERQYPSLLAPDSPTQRVGAAPLPRFSSVRHLTPMLSLGNAFEETEILQFDERIRRTAHLPDHFLYIVEPKVDGLAVNLIYENGTLKQAATRGDGETGEDVTRNIKTIRTLPLMLSELPGYPLPPVIEIRGEVCMERTAFQKLNNRRIAEGAPPFANPRNAAAGSLRQLDSRITARRPLIIYIYGIGHLRGISLTSHEKSLQLLSDWGFPVNPLVESKEDIAACIDYYHHLMRERDNLPYEIDGIVIKVDSYAIQAQLGFVSRSPRWAIACKFPSRQATTTIEDIIVQVGRTGVLTPVAILKAVPLGGVIVSRATLHNLNEIRRKDILIGDTVVVQRAGDVIPEIAHVLPEKRTGVEKSFQMPARCPECGSEVVQLEGEAAHRCIGLACPAQIKEKIKHFASRGGMDIEGLGDKLVSQMMVNQLIHDPSDLYYLKKTDLLKLERLGDKSVDNFLAALEKSKNATLDRLIFALGIRHVGDHISRVLAREFKSLENLAHAKKEDLLLIRDIGPEVAASIIRFFRESQNLAVLAKLKSAGLQPSVPSTDSSSAVSGKSFVFTGSLKSLTRDEAKRLLAAKGATIHSSVSKKTDFVVAGEEAGSKLDKARTYNLTILTEDQFLALIG; encoded by the coding sequence ATGAACGACCCCGAAAGCGCCAAGAGGAGAATTCAATATTTAATCAATACCATCCGTTATCACAATGAACGTTATTATCAGTTCGATTCACCGGAAATTTCCGACGCCGAATATGATCTTTTAATGCGGGAACTGGACCAGTTGGAACGGCAATATCCGTCCCTTTTGGCACCCGATTCGCCCACCCAAAGGGTCGGTGCGGCGCCTCTTCCCAGATTTTCCTCTGTGCGGCACCTGACCCCCATGCTCAGCCTGGGAAACGCTTTCGAAGAGACGGAAATCCTGCAATTCGATGAAAGGATCAGGCGCACAGCCCACCTGCCGGATCATTTTCTATATATCGTGGAACCAAAAGTGGATGGCCTTGCCGTAAATCTGATCTATGAAAACGGTACGCTCAAACAGGCAGCCACGCGTGGTGATGGTGAAACAGGTGAAGACGTCACCCGGAATATCAAAACCATACGGACTCTTCCCCTTATGCTGTCCGAGTTGCCGGGTTACCCTCTGCCACCGGTAATTGAAATCCGCGGCGAGGTGTGCATGGAACGAACGGCCTTCCAAAAACTCAACAACCGGCGCATCGCGGAAGGCGCCCCCCCGTTCGCCAATCCTCGTAACGCTGCAGCCGGTTCGTTAAGACAGCTGGATTCACGGATTACCGCCAGACGACCATTGATCATTTACATTTACGGAATCGGTCATCTTCGTGGTATCTCACTCACCAGCCACGAAAAATCCCTTCAGTTGCTTTCGGACTGGGGTTTCCCTGTTAACCCTCTGGTGGAATCCAAAGAGGATATCGCCGCATGCATCGATTATTATCACCACCTGATGCGTGAACGTGACAACCTCCCCTATGAAATCGATGGAATTGTGATCAAGGTGGATTCTTATGCAATACAGGCACAATTAGGCTTTGTATCACGAAGCCCACGCTGGGCAATTGCCTGCAAGTTCCCTTCGCGACAGGCAACCACAACAATCGAAGATATCATCGTTCAAGTCGGAAGAACCGGTGTCTTGACGCCTGTCGCTATCTTGAAAGCGGTTCCCCTGGGCGGGGTCATCGTCAGCCGCGCAACGTTGCACAATTTGAATGAAATCAGAAGAAAGGATATTTTGATCGGAGACACGGTCGTTGTACAGCGTGCTGGAGACGTGATTCCTGAAATTGCCCATGTTCTGCCCGAAAAAAGAACCGGCGTGGAAAAATCCTTTCAGATGCCTGCCCGATGTCCTGAATGCGGATCAGAAGTGGTCCAACTGGAGGGTGAGGCCGCACACCGGTGCATAGGTCTGGCCTGCCCGGCACAAATTAAGGAAAAAATCAAACATTTTGCTTCCCGAGGGGGAATGGATATCGAAGGTCTTGGAGATAAACTGGTTTCGCAAATGATGGTTAACCAGTTGATACATGATCCGTCCGATCTTTATTATTTGAAAAAAACCGATCTCCTTAAGCTGGAGCGTCTCGGCGATAAATCCGTGGACAATTTTCTCGCTGCCCTCGAAAAATCAAAGAATGCAACCCTGGACAGGCTTATTTTCGCATTAGGCATTCGTCATGTGGGCGACCATATCTCTCGGGTTCTGGCCCGGGAATTCAAATCCCTGGAGAATCTTGCCCATGCCAAAAAGGAAGACCTCCTTTTGATTCGTGATATAGGACCGGAAGTGGCTGCCAGTATCATCCGCTTTTTCCGTGAGTCACAAAACCTTGCCGTCCTCGCCAAACTGAAATCTGCCGGTCTTCAACCAAGTGTTCCCAGCACCGACTCATCATCGGCCGTCTCCGGAAAATCTTTCGTTTTTACCGGTTCCTTAAAATCTCTGACGAGAGACGAGGCCAAGCGACTTCTCGCAGCGAAAGGAGCGACCATCCATTCCTCTGTTTCGAAGAAGACGGATTTTGTTGTTGCCGGGGAAGAAGCCGGTTCCAAACTGGACAAGGCACGCACCTACAATTTGACCATTTTAACTGAAGACCAATTTCTGGCTCTGATCGGTTGA
- a CDS encoding acylphosphatase, with amino-acid sequence MSSNQMRMRVVVSGLVQGVFFRHYTKEHALRYNLTGWVKNRPDGKVEAVFEGKKENLSRMANWCYQGSPSSQVIGVDIEHEEPTGEFSRFHIIYD; translated from the coding sequence ATGTCATCGAATCAAATGAGAATGCGTGTGGTTGTTTCAGGCTTGGTTCAAGGGGTCTTCTTTCGGCATTACACAAAGGAACACGCTCTCCGGTACAATCTAACCGGGTGGGTCAAAAACCGGCCCGACGGCAAAGTCGAAGCCGTCTTTGAAGGGAAGAAAGAGAATTTATCACGGATGGCGAATTGGTGTTATCAAGGTTCCCCATCATCACAGGTGATCGGGGTCGATATTGAACATGAGGAACCGACGGGAGAATTTTCCCGTTTCCACATCATTTACGATTAA
- a CDS encoding pyridoxal phosphate-dependent aminotransferase produces the protein MTVARKIHDYVTQASWIRKMFEEGVLLKKRFGAENVFDFTLGNPNVPPPDEFIQILQKTVTEGTPGIHGYMSNAGYEDTREAVAEYLSKDQGIKISKEQIIMTCGAAGALNVTLKVILDPGDEVIVPSPFFMEYRFYIDNANGKMVLVPTRPDFGLDLDAIEKAITPKTKAVLLNSPNNPTGKVYDAESLQALADLLEEKNREFGHVIYLIGDEPYREIVFDDIQVPSLLGAYRHSICASSYSKTLSIPGERIGYLAINPDIADYKELMDGLMLYNRVLGFVNAPAIMQRVITRMQGIHVDVVQYKRKRDLLCDGLVSCGYDIKKPDATFYLFTKSPIGDDLEFVRALLRRRILVVPGRGFGGPGYIRIAFCVDDATITGAMEGFAETLKQYS, from the coding sequence ATGACCGTTGCACGGAAAATTCATGATTACGTCACACAGGCTTCCTGGATCAGGAAGATGTTCGAAGAAGGCGTCCTTTTGAAAAAACGATTCGGCGCGGAAAATGTTTTTGATTTTACTTTGGGAAATCCCAACGTGCCCCCGCCGGATGAATTTATACAGATTCTTCAAAAAACTGTTACAGAAGGTACACCGGGTATTCATGGTTATATGTCCAATGCCGGTTATGAAGATACACGGGAGGCCGTGGCGGAATATCTGAGCAAGGATCAGGGGATAAAAATCTCCAAAGAGCAGATCATCATGACCTGTGGGGCGGCTGGCGCGTTGAATGTAACCCTGAAAGTGATTCTGGATCCGGGCGATGAGGTTATTGTGCCTTCGCCTTTTTTCATGGAGTACCGGTTTTATATCGATAACGCCAATGGAAAAATGGTCCTGGTTCCGACCCGACCGGATTTTGGGCTTGATCTTGATGCCATCGAAAAGGCCATCACCCCGAAAACCAAGGCGGTGCTTCTGAACTCTCCCAACAATCCTACGGGAAAGGTATATGATGCCGAATCGCTTCAGGCCCTGGCGGATCTTCTTGAGGAAAAAAACAGGGAATTCGGCCATGTTATTTATTTGATCGGCGATGAGCCTTACAGGGAAATTGTTTTCGACGATATTCAGGTTCCCAGCTTGTTGGGGGCTTATCGGCACAGCATCTGTGCGTCCTCTTATTCCAAAACCCTGTCCATTCCCGGGGAAAGAATCGGCTATCTGGCCATTAATCCCGACATCGCGGATTACAAGGAACTGATGGACGGCCTCATGCTTTACAACCGGGTACTTGGTTTTGTCAATGCTCCGGCAATTATGCAGCGAGTGATCACGCGCATGCAGGGTATCCATGTTGATGTCGTGCAGTATAAAAGAAAACGAGATCTTTTGTGTGATGGCCTTGTTTCATGCGGCTATGATATCAAGAAGCCAGACGCGACTTTTTATTTGTTTACCAAGTCACCCATAGGGGACGATCTGGAATTTGTCCGGGCGCTTCTGAGAAGAAGGATACTGGTGGTGCCGGGTCGTGGATTCGGTGGTCCCGGATACATCCGGATCGCTTTTTGTGTCGATGATGCGACCATTACGGGGGCAATGGAAGGGTTTGCAGAAACCTTAAAGCAATACAGTTAG